In Helicobacter pylori, one genomic interval encodes:
- the gap gene encoding type I glyceraldehyde-3-phosphate dehydrogenase: protein MKIFINGFGRIGRCVLRAILECNDTNPQLEVIGINDPANWEILAYLLEHDSAHGLLFKEARYSHYKLIIGSLEIPVFNSIKDLKGVDVIIECSGKFLEPKTLENYLLLGAKKVLLSAPFMGEYDEKQYPTLVYGVNHFLYQNQAIVSNASCTTNAIAPICAILDKAFKIKEGMLTTIHSYTSDQKLIDLAHPLDKRRSRAAASNIIPTTTKAALALHKVLPNLKNKMHGHSVRVPSLDVSMIDLSLFLEKKAFKASINDLLIEASKGVLKGVLEIDLKERVSSDFISNPSSVIIAPDLTFTLENMVKIMGWYDNEWGYSNRLVDMAQFMYHY from the coding sequence ATGAAAATTTTTATCAATGGATTTGGCCGCATTGGGAGATGCGTTTTAAGAGCGATTTTAGAGTGCAATGATACAAACCCTCAACTAGAAGTGATAGGCATCAATGATCCTGCTAATTGGGAAATTCTCGCTTATCTTTTAGAGCATGACAGCGCGCATGGGCTACTTTTTAAAGAGGCGCGTTACTCTCATTACAAGCTTATTATCGGCTCGTTAGAAATCCCTGTTTTTAATAGCATCAAAGACTTGAAAGGCGTGGATGTTATCATAGAGTGTTCAGGGAAGTTTTTAGAGCCTAAAACGCTAGAAAATTATCTTTTGCTTGGGGCTAAAAAGGTGTTGTTATCCGCTCCCTTTATGGGCGAATACGATGAAAAACAATACCCGACTTTAGTGTATGGGGTCAATCATTTTCTCTATCAAAACCAAGCCATTGTTTCCAACGCTTCTTGCACGACTAACGCTATCGCACCCATTTGCGCTATTTTAGATAAAGCTTTTAAGATTAAAGAGGGCATGCTAACGACTATCCATAGCTATACAAGTGATCAAAAACTCATTGATTTGGCCCACCCTTTGGATAAACGGCGCTCCAGAGCGGCCGCAAGTAACATTATCCCTACCACCACTAAAGCCGCTCTGGCCTTGCATAAAGTGTTACCCAATCTCAAAAATAAAATGCATGGGCATAGCGTGAGAGTGCCTAGCCTTGATGTGTCCATGATAGATTTGAGTTTGTTTTTAGAAAAAAAGGCCTTTAAAGCTTCCATCAATGATTTGTTGATTGAAGCTTCTAAAGGGGTTTTAAAAGGCGTGTTAGAAATAGATTTAAAAGAAAGGGTGAGTTCTGATTTCATTTCTAATCCTAGTAGCGTTATCATCGCGCCTGATTTGACTTTCACGCTAGAGAATATGGTCAAAATCATGGGGTGGTATGATAATGAATGGGGGTATTCTAATCGTTTGGTGGATATGGCGCAATTCATGTATCATTATTAA
- a CDS encoding Bax inhibitor-1/YccA family protein, giving the protein MALYDRANSRNAYAEDSVLHESELVGFVKTTYKFFAGSLLLATIGALLGLMNFQAVVQYKWVFFIAEIAALFGLMFSKSKPGLNLFMLFAFTSLSGVTLVPLLGMVIAKAGLGAVWQALGMTTIVFGLMSVYALKTKNDLANMGKMLFIALIVVLVCSLINLFLGSPMFQVVIAGASAILFSLYIAYDTQNIVKGMYDSPIDAAVSLYLDFLNVFISILQIIGIFSDRDK; this is encoded by the coding sequence ATGGCATTGTATGACAGAGCTAATTCTCGTAATGCGTATGCAGAAGATTCTGTGTTGCATGAAAGCGAGCTGGTGGGTTTTGTTAAAACGACTTACAAGTTCTTCGCGGGCAGTTTGTTATTAGCGACTATTGGGGCGTTACTGGGTTTAATGAATTTTCAAGCCGTAGTGCAGTATAAATGGGTGTTCTTTATCGCTGAAATTGCGGCGCTTTTTGGTTTGATGTTTTCTAAATCCAAACCCGGATTGAATCTGTTCATGCTGTTTGCTTTCACTTCATTATCAGGGGTTACTCTAGTGCCTTTGTTGGGTATGGTGATTGCAAAAGCTGGTTTAGGAGCGGTTTGGCAAGCTTTAGGCATGACAACTATTGTTTTTGGTTTGATGAGCGTGTATGCCCTTAAAACTAAAAACGATCTAGCGAATATGGGTAAAATGCTCTTTATCGCTTTGATTGTGGTGTTGGTGTGTTCGCTCATTAACTTGTTTTTGGGTAGTCCCATGTTCCAGGTTGTCATTGCGGGAGCGAGTGCGATTTTATTCAGCCTTTATATCGCTTATGACACCCAAAACATCGTTAAAGGCATGTATGATAGCCCCATTGATGCGGCGGTGAGCTTGTATTTAGACTTTTTGAATGTCTTTATTTCTATCTTGCAAATCATTGGTATTTTTTCAGACAGAGACAAATAG